A window of Actinomadura viridis genomic DNA:
CTCGCCGAGGGAGGTCACCAGGCGCTGGGAGGACTCCTCGTGCTCGGGGGTGTACGCCTTCTCCATGAACGTGTTGGCCATGGTCTTGTACTCGTGGCGCTTGGCGAACCGCGGCTGGATGCCCGCCTTCTCCAGCGCGCCGGCGAGGAAGGGCTCCTCCAGCGCGACGCCGGTCAGCCCGACGTCCCCGGACGGCTGGAGGTAGACGCGCTCGAACGCGGTGGCCAGGTAATAGGGAACGGTCCCGTGCCCGGACTCGCCGAAGGTCTCCGCCCACGCCACGGTGAGCTTGCCCGCCTCGCGCACCGCCTGGACGGCCTCGCGCAGCTCCTGCGCCATCGCCAGCCCGACCCCGCCGCCGATCTTGACCACCAGCGCCCTGACCCGGGCGTCCCCGCGTGCGCGGCGCAGGCCGTCCAGCACGTCCCGCAGGTGGTTGCGGCGCATCGACATCAGGGCCGACACGGGATCGGAGGGGGCGGTCTCGACGATGCCGTCGCTGAGGTCCAGTTCCAGGATCAGCGGTGCCGTGCGCCGGTCGCGGGCCTGCTTGATGACGTTGACGATCGTGCCGGGATCCACCATGGGCCCCAGCCTATGTGCTCAGCGTGCGAACGCCTGGTTGGGCACGACGGCCGCGGACGCCTGGGCGACGGGCCGCCCGCGCCCGTCGGTGATGACGGCGTTGGAGACCATGCGCGTGCGCCCGGGGTGCACGCAGGTCCCCACGACGGTGTAGGTCTCGCCCACGCCGACCCCGCGCAGGAAGTCGATGTTCAGGTGGAGGGTGAGCATCGGGGTGAACCGTTCGAGGGTGCTGCTGCCCGCCATGCACACCGCGTTGTCGAGGATCATCGCGATGTAGCCGCCGTGGATCGCGCCGCCCGGGTTGGTCAGCCGCTCGGCGGGCTGCCAGCCGAGTTCCACCCGCCCGGGCTCGGCCCGCTCGACCACCTGGCCGAGATGGTCGTGGACGTGGGAGAACTCGGTGATCCGGCCGTCGCCGATGGCCTGGATGAACTCCGCCCCCGACAGGGTGGCGAGCAGATGAGGGTCCACCTGGGAGGC
This region includes:
- a CDS encoding PaaI family thioesterase, with product MDAANGRPATPGASQVDPHLLATLSGAEFIQAIGDGRITEFSHVHDHLGQVVERAEPGRVELGWQPAERLTNPGGAIHGGYIAMILDNAVCMAGSSTLERFTPMLTLHLNIDFLRGVGVGETYTVVGTCVHPGRTRMVSNAVITDGRGRPVAQASAAVVPNQAFAR